The genomic DNA GCCTTGCCACGAGTGCCCCATAGAGCGGCTGTGCGGCGAGGAGTGTCACGAAGGTCGCCGTGAATGTCCACGGCAACGCCCTGAGCCCGCCTGCAATGCCCATCTGATCGCGGAGCGGGCGCAGCACGTAATAGCCAGCCAGAAGCATGAAGAAATAGGCGAACGACCAAAGTGCGGCCCTGCGCTCACCAGGTGTTGCCGGCATCAAATGCGCAAGCCGGCGCCAGGAAAATGTCACGGGGCCAAGTCCAGTTTCTGCTTCAGCTCGGCCGCACTCACCTCCTGGCCGTAGCCGGGCCCGCCGCGCTGGAACCGGCGCGCGTCCTTGAGATTGCCGACGATCACGGGGTCGAAGCCCGCGTCGCGCACCAATCCGGCGGCGACTCGCACGGCCTCGGCATCGTCGCCGGCAATCGGGATCGCAAGCTTGGGATCGGGACGGTTGGCATCGTGGGCGAAAATCATATAGTTGAGCGTATTGAACGCGCGCACCAGACGCGTTCCCGCCATGTATTTTTGGGACGTTACCCCGACACCCTCACGTTCCACCTCATCGGCAATGGCCCCGTCCCGTGCCGCAACCGCGTTACCGGCATCCAGGACGATCTTGCCCTTGAGTGCGTCATGGTAGTCGCTTCCGATTTGCGGCAAGGCGCCGTAGGGGACTGCGAGGAAGAGTACGTCGCTGAAAGCAATCGCCTCCGCCACCGTGCCGGCCTTGGCGAGAGGACCGAGCCCCTCGACCAGGCCGCTTAGTTCTTCCGGATGTCGAGACGAGAACAGGACCGGATGGCCGGCTTTAACCCATAGGGAGCCGATCGTGCCACCAATATGGCCCGAGCCAATGACGCCGATCGGCAATTTGGATGACCCGGTCGTTTGTGCGACGGCCCGACCCGATACGAGCGCCTTGCCAAACGCCAAGGCGCCGATGCCGGCAAGCAACGCGCGGCGGGAGCATACGAAACATTCATGCCTTTTCATGGGTCCTTCATCCATTCCGTTAATCCGATTACGCGAGCTTCGCATCATTCCGACGATGGGCGAGCATCACAATTATGTGAAATTTCGCATAGAAACTCATCACGGGGCGGCAGCGCTTATCAGCGGGGATTTCTCCATTCGTGTGGATGCCCATGCGCTCAAAGACGTGGCGGGGCCTCGGCGTTCGGCCGGCCACGACCCTGAAGAGGGCGACCGTCAGAGTCCATATACTAGCACTCCCCACACCGGGACATTCAAACGAACGCACGACTGTGTGGAGATGTGACGAGAGACGAGCCCGAAATCGGAGTATAATTGGGCGTGCGTAGGGTCGCGGCTCCCTGGAGGTCGGCGGCCGGAACGGTCGTTACATCCTTGGTCCGCGCAACCCTCGAACTCGCGGTTTGGGAGAAGCGAACATGGCTAGCGACCACCACATCCGAAATCCAATCGAGTGGGGATGGGATTTCCTCAAACAGGCGACGGCAGCGATCGGATCGGCGGGCCAAACGATCCTGGGTGCCGAGCAAAGACAGGACGTAGCTCCACCGGTCGTGCGCCGGATTGCGACGGGCGATCTCAGAGAGGTCTTGGCCAAAGGTCTTAGTGACTTCTCAGCCTACCGGACCGATGTCATTTTCTATTGCCTCATCTACCCCATTGCCGGTCTGGTTCTGGCACGTTTGGCCGCAGGCTACGACATGCTGCCGCTGGTATTCCCGCTCGCCTCGGGCTTCGCACTCATTGGCCCGGTTGCGGCCATCGGTCTCTACGAAATGAGCCGGCGGCGTGAGCAGGGTGCTGACATAAGTTGGTCGGACGCCCTCGGCGTGATCGGCTCGCCGGCAATCGGGGCGATCCTGGCGCTCGGCTTTGTGCTGTTGGTGATTTTTCTGCTCTGGCTGATCGTGGCGTATTTGATCTATGACGTCACACTCGGTCCCAAGCCGCCGGCCTCCATCGCTGCCTTCGTCCACGACGTGTTCACGACAGATGCCGGCTGGGCGCTGATCTTCGTCGGCGTGGGCGTCGGATTCCTTTTTGCCGTGCTGGTGCTGACGATAAGCGTCGTGTCATTTCCGCTGTTGGTCGACCGGAACGTCGGTGTGTACACGGCCATATCGACGTCAGTAGACGCTGTCCGCACGAACCCGGGCCCGATCGCCATTTGGGGGTTGATCGTCGCGGTGGCCTTGGTCGTCGGGTCATTGCCTTTCCTGCTCGGCCTCGCCATCGTCATGCCCGTGCTCGGGCATGCCACCTGGCACCTTTATCGCAAGGTGGTGGAACGCTGATCGGCGATCGCTCTGGCATGCCCGCCGAGCGGGACCGGCACATGCCGGCTGCCCGCCCGGCCTTGGCGTGGCTAGCGCTCAGTTCGGCATCAACACCTTGTCGATGACGAGAATAACGCCGTTGCTCTGATACACGTCGGAAATCGTGACCGTCGCGGTGTTGCCCTTTTCGTCGGTCACGGACAGGTTCTTGCCGCTCCCCGTCACGGTCAACATGTCGCCCTGCACGGTCTTGAGCATCGTTTTCCCACCACCGCTCGCGATCTGCCGATCGAGCGCCATCGAATCGAGGCGGCCTGGAACCACGTGATAAGTCAGAATCTTGTCGAGAGTCGCCTTGTTCTCGGGCTTAAGCAACGTGTCGACGGTGCCCGGCGGCAGCTTCGCGAAAGCTTCATTGGTGGGGGCGAAGACCGTGAACGGCCCCGCGCCTTCGAGCGTATCGACGAGCCCACCGGCTTTGACCGCCGCGACAAGGGTCGTGTGGTCTTTCGAGTTGACGGCGTTTTGGATGATGTTCTTGCTGTCATACATCGCAGCACCGCCCACCATCGGGTCGCTAGCGGCTACGGCGCCACCGGCGATCGACAGCGCAATCGCGGCAGCAGCGCTCAGCAATTTGATTCTCATGATCGATCTCCCTTTTATGACCGCCCGCGGGCGTCGGATTGTCCTCGGCCAACGCGGCCTACCTTTGCCTTACGCGCCGGCGCGCCGATCGGATGCAGCGATATTGCATCTATTTTCATCGATGGCGCGTAGGCCCTATGAGAAGCACGAGACCAGGGGTCGTTCCGGGATAGGCACCCATCCCTGTCGATTGATATGTGCGCAGTTTCACGGCACGATGCGCATCCGCGATTTCAATGGGACGGCGTCATGGACGATGCAACCGTCGCGCTATCCTCGCCTGACGCCTTGATCGAGGCCGTGGGACACGGCAGCAAGACCGCCCTCCGGCGACTCTACGAACTTGAATCGCGCCGGCTCTACGGTATCGCCCTTCGCATCGTGCGGCGTCCGGACGTCGCGGCGGACGTTCTGCAGGATTGCTTCATTCAGGTCTGGCAGAACGCCCGCAGCTTCTCCGTCGAGCGCGGCACTGGCGCGGCGTGGCTTACAGGCATCGTTCGCTTCCGAGCACTCGATGCCGCACGCAAGTTTCGTCGCGAGATTCCGACCGACGATCCAACGCTCGGCGACGCGCCTCTCGATTCCGACGCGATCGAGAAGATCGACGCCGCGGCGGCGGCGCGTGCGCTGCGTCGATGCCTCGACCTCCTCGACGAGCGGCAGCGGCGCTGCGTGCTCCTGGCGTTCGTGGACGGAATGTCGCACACGGAGATCGCTGAGCGTATCGCCGCACCGCTTGGCAGCGTCAAGAGCTGGGTGCGGCGGGGCTTGCTTTCACTGCGGAGTTGTTTGCAATCATGATTCCGACGAACGAGGAAGAGCTTCATACGCTCGCCGGAGAATATGTGCTTGGTCTGCTCGACCCCGAGCAAGCGCGCGCCATCGCAGAGGCGCGCGCCGGCAACGAGGCGCTCGATCGCGCGATCTTATTCTGGCAGGAGAAGCTTCACCCCCTTTCGGCACTCGCGGCACCGGCCGATCCGCCCGCCGGCGCGTGGCATGCAATCGAAAGGAGGATCGCGAAGCCTACGGCCCAGCTCGGGATTCGACGCCTGTGGGATAGTGCGGTCGCGTGGCGATGGTCGACGGCCGCGTTCGCGAGCGTCGCGGCGGCACTTGCGCTTTATATCGCGGTGATACAGCCACCGCCCGCTCCTAACTTTGTTGCCGTGCTTCACGCGCCTCAGCAGGAACAGGCAGGTTGGGTGGCGACCGCCAACCGTTCGGGGCTTTTCGTGCGCGCGCTCGCGGCCGGCCCGCCGCCAAGCGATCGTGCCTTCGAGCTATGGGCCATCGCACCAGGTGCAACCCAGCCGCACTCGCTCGGACTCATTCCCTCCGGCGGCGTGCTCAAGCTCGGCGTCCTGCCCGCCGAACTGACGGATGGCGCAACGCTCGCCATCAGCATCGAACCCGCCGGCGGGTCGCCGACGGGTCAGCCGACCGGTCCCGTCGTATTCGCCGGCACGCTCAAGGCGTTCTAGACGGCCGAGCGCGTCGGCATCATTGCTGCAGGACACACTTCTCGCGTCAACAAATCGCCCGCTGTGGCGACGGCGGCATCGCCAGGTACATGCCGCGACGAGCAGCGACGCGCGTCGTCGATACGGCGCTGAAGATTGGCTCTCGTTGAGGTCAGTCGGTGGTAAAATGCCAGAACAGCAAAGCGCGATGGAGGACGGATGAGCAAAATGCAATATCGCGGGGGATGCCTTTGTGGAGCAGTCCGCCTGGAAATTGCTGCTGAACCGTTTCGGATGGGCATATGCCATTGTCTGGACTGCCGGAAGCACCACGGGGCGATATTCCATACTTTTGCAGTGTTTCCCGCCGATGCGGTCAGCATCACCGGCACGACGGCCGACTATCGCGGACGCTATTTCTGCCCGGTTTGCGGATCCTCGCTCTTCAGCCGCTCGGCCGACGAAATCGAAATTCCTGCCGGCACTTTCGATACGCCGAACCAAGTGATACCCACCTATGAGCTCTGGAT from Alphaproteobacteria bacterium includes the following:
- a CDS encoding NAD(P)-binding domain-containing protein, which translates into the protein MKRHECFVCSRRALLAGIGALAFGKALVSGRAVAQTTGSSKLPIGVIGSGHIGGTIGSLWVKAGHPVLFSSRHPEELSGLVEGLGPLAKAGTVAEAIAFSDVLFLAVPYGALPQIGSDYHDALKGKIVLDAGNAVAARDGAIADEVEREGVGVTSQKYMAGTRLVRAFNTLNYMIFAHDANRPDPKLAIPIAGDDAEAVRVAAGLVRDAGFDPVIVGNLKDARRFQRGGPGYGQEVSAAELKQKLDLAP
- a CDS encoding DUF2189 domain-containing protein; this encodes MASDHHIRNPIEWGWDFLKQATAAIGSAGQTILGAEQRQDVAPPVVRRIATGDLREVLAKGLSDFSAYRTDVIFYCLIYPIAGLVLARLAAGYDMLPLVFPLASGFALIGPVAAIGLYEMSRRREQGADISWSDALGVIGSPAIGAILALGFVLLVIFLLWLIVAYLIYDVTLGPKPPASIAAFVHDVFTTDAGWALIFVGVGVGFLFAVLVLTISVVSFPLLVDRNVGVYTAISTSVDAVRTNPGPIAIWGLIVAVALVVGSLPFLLGLAIVMPVLGHATWHLYRKVVER
- a CDS encoding fasciclin domain-containing protein, with product MRIKLLSAAAAIALSIAGGAVAASDPMVGGAAMYDSKNIIQNAVNSKDHTTLVAAVKAGGLVDTLEGAGPFTVFAPTNEAFAKLPPGTVDTLLKPENKATLDKILTYHVVPGRLDSMALDRQIASGGGKTMLKTVQGDMLTVTGSGKNLSVTDEKGNTATVTISDVYQSNGVILVIDKVLMPN
- a CDS encoding sigma-70 family RNA polymerase sigma factor, which encodes MDDATVALSSPDALIEAVGHGSKTALRRLYELESRRLYGIALRIVRRPDVAADVLQDCFIQVWQNARSFSVERGTGAAWLTGIVRFRALDAARKFRREIPTDDPTLGDAPLDSDAIEKIDAAAAARALRRCLDLLDERQRRCVLLAFVDGMSHTEIAERIAAPLGSVKSWVRRGLLSLRSCLQS
- a CDS encoding anti-sigma factor; its protein translation is MIPTNEEELHTLAGEYVLGLLDPEQARAIAEARAGNEALDRAILFWQEKLHPLSALAAPADPPAGAWHAIERRIAKPTAQLGIRRLWDSAVAWRWSTAAFASVAAALALYIAVIQPPPAPNFVAVLHAPQQEQAGWVATANRSGLFVRALAAGPPPSDRAFELWAIAPGATQPHSLGLIPSGGVLKLGVLPAELTDGATLAISIEPAGGSPTGQPTGPVVFAGTLKAF
- a CDS encoding GFA family protein; the encoded protein is MQYRGGCLCGAVRLEIAAEPFRMGICHCLDCRKHHGAIFHTFAVFPADAVSITGTTADYRGRYFCPVCGSSLFSRSADEIEIPAGTFDTPNQVIPTYELWICRRENWLPPFNVARRYERDREGTARAEP